In SAR202 cluster bacterium, one genomic interval encodes:
- a CDS encoding alpha/beta hydrolase, whose amino-acid sequence MPHPHREFLMKDVNLSNGMRMRYYEWPGSKPNLILLHPSTGYGRMWEWTAGYLGSRFHIYALDQRGHGDSSRPDGDYSAEEYAEDLHLFMQKLGLEKAVIAGHSLGSRVGQAFAAIYPSEAQALILVGGPHYSNFFPERHRVAQVLEGSNRTLTSPTEFPSREAAMAYIKANRPGDSKEALDHRIEHNMLPVGGHGLAFKYDRVRVAQGLAHMSDNLRKHAEKVKCPVAIFRGTKSSHLSKEEAQRVAKCWGDAAVIEVEGDYGLEVENPEGLARAVEGFVRERVR is encoded by the coding sequence ATGCCGCATCCACATCGCGAGTTTTTGATGAAGGACGTGAATTTATCCAACGGGATGAGGATGCGGTATTACGAGTGGCCGGGTTCTAAGCCGAACCTGATTTTGCTGCACCCATCGACGGGGTACGGGCGGATGTGGGAGTGGACGGCGGGGTATTTGGGGTCGAGGTTTCATATCTATGCTTTGGACCAGCGAGGTCACGGCGACAGCAGCCGGCCCGATGGGGACTATTCGGCGGAGGAGTATGCCGAGGACTTGCATCTGTTTATGCAAAAGCTGGGGTTGGAGAAGGCGGTTATCGCGGGGCACTCGCTGGGGAGCCGGGTGGGGCAGGCTTTCGCGGCTATATACCCGTCGGAGGCGCAGGCGCTGATACTGGTGGGCGGGCCGCATTACAGCAACTTTTTCCCGGAGCGGCATAGGGTGGCGCAGGTGCTGGAGGGGTCGAATCGGACGCTGACATCGCCGACGGAGTTCCCGTCGCGGGAGGCGGCGATGGCGTATATAAAGGCGAACCGCCCCGGCGATAGCAAGGAGGCGCTGGACCATCGAATCGAACACAACATGCTGCCGGTGGGAGGGCATGGGCTGGCGTTCAAGTACGACAGGGTGCGAGTGGCGCAGGGGCTGGCGCACATGTCGGACAACTTGCGGAAGCACGCCGAGAAGGTGAAGTGCCCGGTGGCGATATTTCGGGGGACTAAGAGCAGCCACCTGTCGAAGGAGGAGGCGCAGCGGGTGGCGAAGTGCTGGGGCGATGCGGCGGTGATAGAGGTGGAGGGGGACTACGGGCTGGAGGTGGAGAACCCGGAGGGGCTGGCGAGGGCGGTGGAGGGGTTTGTGAGGGAGAGAGTGAGGTAG
- a CDS encoding M20/M25/M40 family metallo-hydrolase encodes MLVRLAISRLPPSHLPRCYNLRHILLFNRRSPTSRTPITTPREAAVIQQERLVKTFCDIVRIDSPSGEEEAVAQDLARRLKAWGFTILRDAHGNLIANEPGDNPLLLSAHMDTVEPGRGVKPRVVEGRIISDGATILGGDCKAGLAAILEALESLHEERKKRRPAQLVFTRGEELGLVGAKYLDMSMLKAKEGVVFDGNGPVSKITTASPTYMSLDVKVTGRAAHAGVEPEKGLSAIRIASDIITSLPQGRLDQETTFNVGTIKGGNVRNTVPDNAVFVGEFRSRNVETLDLLRLQTLEVIDKARKKYRDAKIEDELKVEFQMYALSPDDPMVARTTKLLTGIGLRPDPGPSGGGTDANVLNREGIKCVVVGMSTNEMHTVREHVYIKDLVDTARFCRELLVQR; translated from the coding sequence TTGTTGGTCAGGCTCGCCATATCCCGCCTCCCTCCCTCTCACCTCCCCAGGTGCTATAATCTGCGCCACATACTATTATTCAATCGGCGCAGTCCGACAAGCCGGACCCCCATCACCACTCCCAGGGAGGCCGCCGTGATCCAGCAGGAACGCCTCGTCAAGACCTTCTGCGACATCGTCCGCATCGACAGCCCCTCCGGCGAAGAAGAGGCCGTCGCCCAGGACCTCGCCCGGCGACTCAAGGCCTGGGGCTTCACTATCCTGCGCGACGCCCACGGCAACCTCATCGCCAACGAGCCCGGCGACAACCCCCTCCTCCTCTCCGCCCACATGGACACCGTCGAGCCTGGCCGGGGCGTCAAGCCCCGCGTCGTCGAAGGCCGCATTATCTCCGACGGCGCCACAATCCTCGGCGGCGACTGCAAGGCCGGCCTCGCCGCTATCCTGGAAGCCCTCGAGTCCCTCCACGAGGAGCGCAAAAAGCGCCGTCCCGCCCAGCTTGTCTTCACCCGAGGCGAGGAGCTGGGCCTGGTCGGCGCCAAGTATCTGGACATGTCCATGCTTAAAGCCAAAGAGGGCGTGGTCTTCGACGGCAACGGCCCCGTCAGCAAGATCACCACCGCCAGCCCCACCTACATGAGCCTGGACGTGAAGGTCACAGGCCGCGCCGCCCACGCCGGCGTCGAACCCGAAAAAGGCCTCTCCGCCATCCGCATCGCCTCGGACATTATCACATCGCTGCCCCAGGGCCGCCTGGACCAGGAGACCACCTTCAACGTCGGCACGATTAAGGGCGGCAACGTCCGCAATACCGTGCCCGACAACGCCGTCTTCGTCGGCGAGTTCCGCAGCCGCAACGTCGAAACCCTGGACCTCCTCCGCCTTCAGACCCTGGAGGTCATCGACAAGGCCCGCAAAAAGTACCGCGACGCCAAAATCGAGGACGAGCTGAAGGTCGAATTCCAGATGTACGCCCTATCGCCCGACGACCCTATGGTCGCCCGCACCACCAAGCTTCTCACCGGCATCGGCCTCCGCCCCGACCCCGGCCCCTCCGGCGGCGGCACCGACGCCAACGTGCTAAATCGAGAGGGCATCAAGTGCGTCGTCGTAGGCATGTCCACCAACGAGATGCACACCGTCCGCGAGCACGTCTACATCAAAGACCTGGTAGACACCGCCCGCTTCTGCCGCGAGCTATTAGTGCAGCGCTAA
- a CDS encoding RidA family protein — protein MGLTLPDAPTPMATYVPTVRTGNLVFMSGVVPRGADGKLLVGKLGATMTVEQGYAAAKGCALALLANLKKEIGDLDKVVRIVKVLGLVNSAPDFTQPPAVVNGCSDLLVELYGDTGRHARSAVGVAALPAGVPVEVEMVVEVRG, from the coding sequence ATGGGCCTCACCCTTCCCGACGCTCCCACCCCCATGGCCACCTACGTCCCCACCGTCCGCACCGGCAACCTCGTCTTCATGTCCGGCGTCGTCCCCCGCGGCGCCGACGGCAAGCTCCTCGTCGGCAAACTCGGAGCCACCATGACCGTCGAACAGGGGTACGCCGCCGCCAAAGGCTGCGCCCTCGCTCTCCTCGCCAACCTCAAAAAAGAAATCGGCGACCTCGATAAAGTCGTCCGCATCGTCAAAGTCCTCGGCCTCGTCAACTCCGCCCCCGACTTCACCCAGCCCCCCGCCGTCGTCAACGGCTGCTCTGATTTATTAGTCGAACTCTACGGCGACACCGGCCGCCACGCCCGCTCCGCCGTCGGCGTCGCCGCCCTCCCCGCCGGTGTGCCCGTGGAGGTCGAGATGGTGGTGGAGGTCAGGGGGTAG
- a CDS encoding aldo/keto reductase, whose product MPLPDSAYLQFTDDLSICRVLNGMWQVSGAHGPINPKAALDAMERHHDAGFTTWDLADHYGPAEDFIGQFRRRLAASRGEEVLADIQAFTKWVPPPGPMIRQVVEKAVGVSLRRMGTPRLDLLQFHWWEYDDHRYLDALARLADLASEGKIRHLGLTNFDTEHLEIITAKGISIVSNQVQYSLIDRRPEVRMAAFCRERGVQLLAYGTLCGGLLSERYLGRPEPSRWELDTVSLQKYKQMVDVWGGWTLFQQLLSVLKQVAGKYRVSIANVAVRWVLDRPAVVGAMVGARLGLSDNLSDNSRVFGFGLDGEDRERIEDVISQSKDLYGLIGDCGDEYRR is encoded by the coding sequence ATGCCTCTGCCCGATTCCGCCTATCTTCAGTTCACCGACGACCTTAGCATCTGCCGGGTGCTGAACGGGATGTGGCAGGTGTCGGGCGCTCATGGCCCCATCAACCCCAAAGCTGCGCTGGATGCTATGGAGCGGCACCATGACGCCGGATTCACTACCTGGGACCTGGCCGACCACTACGGCCCCGCCGAAGACTTCATCGGTCAGTTCAGGCGCAGGCTGGCGGCATCGCGGGGTGAAGAGGTGTTGGCTGACATTCAAGCGTTCACCAAGTGGGTGCCGCCGCCGGGGCCGATGATCCGGCAGGTGGTGGAGAAAGCCGTGGGGGTGTCGCTGCGGAGGATGGGCACGCCGAGGCTGGACCTGCTGCAGTTCCACTGGTGGGAGTATGACGACCATCGGTATCTGGATGCGCTGGCGCGGCTAGCTGACCTGGCGAGTGAGGGCAAGATACGGCATCTGGGGCTGACTAACTTTGATACAGAGCATCTGGAGATCATCACCGCCAAGGGCATCAGTATAGTGTCCAATCAGGTGCAGTATTCGCTGATAGACCGTCGTCCAGAGGTGAGGATGGCGGCCTTTTGCCGAGAGAGGGGAGTCCAGCTTCTAGCCTATGGGACGCTTTGCGGCGGGCTGCTGTCGGAGAGGTACTTGGGGAGGCCGGAGCCGTCTCGATGGGAGTTGGATACGGTGAGCCTGCAGAAGTACAAGCAGATGGTGGACGTTTGGGGAGGGTGGACGCTCTTTCAGCAGCTTCTATCGGTGTTGAAGCAGGTGGCGGGGAAGTACAGGGTGAGCATCGCCAACGTGGCGGTGCGGTGGGTGCTAGACAGGCCCGCCGTGGTGGGGGCGATGGTGGGGGCGAGGCTGGGGCTTAGCGACAACCTGTCGGACAACTCCAGGGTTTTCGGGTTTGGGCTGGATGGGGAGGACAGGGAGCGGATTGAGGATGTGATTTCGCAGTCCAAGGACTTGTACGGGCTTATTGGGGATTGTGGGGATGAGTACCGGCGGTAG
- a CDS encoding amidohydrolase codes for MPKLDVISSDSHVVEPPQLWTERMDAKRWGQRIPRLVKGNPYDRWLCDGENVGTLGGASSAGMRFTRPQDITLEGNFARVPPGGYDPRAHIKDLELDGVSADVLYSSVCGNMYAVEDSRFLRAVFDAYNEWLAGFCRGYPGRLNGVAQILVDDDMDAGIKQLQRAAKLGLKGAMIPVYPRPAETYDHPMYDPLWAAAQDLNMPLSLHVGTKRPGTIQMRGADGKIIQGAPERCTSDHWVRLSLGALVFSGVFERYPNLKVVNVEHELSWLPYFMMRMDSTYIERPTQATYRYKGDMLPRDFMHRNVFHGFQEDAVGIQLREIIGVSQIMWGNDYPHAESTFPKSREILDRVLAGVPENEKTLIASGNCRRLYGLK; via the coding sequence ATGCCCAAGCTAGACGTCATTTCCTCCGACTCCCACGTGGTCGAGCCTCCCCAACTCTGGACTGAGCGCATGGACGCCAAGAGGTGGGGCCAGCGAATCCCCCGCCTCGTCAAAGGCAACCCCTACGACCGCTGGCTCTGCGACGGCGAGAACGTCGGCACCCTGGGCGGCGCGTCCTCAGCCGGCATGAGGTTTACACGGCCCCAGGACATAACGCTGGAAGGCAACTTCGCCCGCGTTCCCCCCGGCGGCTACGACCCCCGCGCTCACATCAAAGACTTGGAACTGGATGGCGTCTCCGCTGATGTCCTATATTCCTCCGTGTGCGGCAACATGTACGCCGTGGAGGACTCGCGGTTCCTCCGCGCCGTCTTCGACGCCTATAACGAGTGGCTGGCCGGCTTCTGCCGCGGCTACCCGGGTCGGCTCAACGGCGTCGCCCAAATCCTGGTGGACGACGACATGGACGCGGGCATCAAGCAGCTTCAACGCGCCGCCAAACTCGGCCTCAAGGGCGCGATGATTCCAGTCTATCCGCGTCCCGCCGAGACCTACGACCACCCGATGTATGACCCGCTATGGGCCGCCGCTCAGGATCTGAATATGCCTCTAAGTCTCCACGTCGGCACCAAGCGGCCTGGCACCATCCAGATGCGCGGTGCAGATGGCAAAATCATCCAGGGCGCCCCGGAACGGTGCACCTCCGACCACTGGGTGAGGCTGTCTCTCGGAGCGCTGGTTTTCTCGGGCGTCTTCGAGCGCTATCCCAACCTAAAGGTAGTAAATGTCGAGCATGAGCTGTCCTGGTTGCCATACTTCATGATGCGTATGGACTCCACTTATATCGAACGTCCTACTCAAGCCACGTATCGATATAAAGGGGACATGCTGCCTCGAGACTTCATGCACCGCAACGTTTTCCACGGCTTCCAGGAAGACGCCGTCGGCATCCAGCTGCGCGAGATCATCGGCGTATCGCAAATCATGTGGGGCAACGATTATCCCCACGCCGAGTCCACCTTCCCCAAGTCGCGTGAGATTTTGGACCGAGTCCTCGCTGGAGTACCGGAGAATGAGAAGACCTTGATTGCCAGCGGTAACTGCCGTAGGCTTTATGGACTGAAATAA
- a CDS encoding MFS transporter has translation MVKLPYLTRWKPLEVFKDRSFRGLWGSDSLIALAEQIEFVALAWFVLVETDSPFLLGLFGALRWFGTLLSPFYGAVVDRLDRQRLLLLLRLFLIGLSICVLTLAVSDSLEVWHVFIVITLSGLGKSFNSVTRDAVMADIVSGDRLLNAVAVNGIGHSAASMAGPLIGGVLVEQTSLSWVYATLLVIFILAAVFTLPVRVPVIAASRQPLSVLKNVAEAAAYVRRDELLLAIMLLAFLVNFAAFPLTYGLLPVFAKDVLDTDAFGLAVLLWVSSTGAFLGSITVASLSGLQRPGRFTLIGMFGWYALTVLFSASSWFSISLALLFLAGLFQSFSQVTSHMLLLKVTPGSLRGRVMGMRSMAIYGLPLGLLMTGAIADLWSAPIALAIDASIGLVLSLLIILKLRSLWRYRTAATG, from the coding sequence ATGGTCAAGCTCCCCTATCTAACACGCTGGAAGCCCCTTGAGGTCTTCAAAGACCGCAGCTTCCGCGGTCTCTGGGGCTCCGATTCCCTCATCGCCCTGGCCGAGCAGATCGAGTTCGTTGCCCTGGCCTGGTTTGTGCTGGTCGAGACCGACTCGCCCTTCCTCCTGGGCCTCTTCGGCGCCCTGCGATGGTTCGGCACCTTGCTGTCGCCCTTCTACGGCGCGGTGGTGGACCGCCTGGACCGACAGCGCCTCCTGCTCCTTCTCCGGCTCTTTTTGATTGGCCTCTCTATCTGCGTTCTCACCCTGGCTGTTTCTGATAGCCTGGAAGTGTGGCATGTTTTCATTGTTATCACCCTAAGTGGGCTTGGGAAGTCCTTTAATTCGGTGACTCGCGACGCCGTTATGGCAGATATCGTGTCCGGTGACCGCCTTCTGAACGCCGTAGCCGTCAACGGCATTGGGCATAGCGCGGCTTCCATGGCGGGCCCTCTCATCGGCGGCGTGCTGGTGGAGCAGACCAGCCTTTCCTGGGTCTACGCCACCCTTCTCGTTATTTTTATCCTCGCCGCCGTCTTCACCCTGCCGGTGCGCGTGCCGGTTATCGCGGCCTCCAGGCAGCCCCTGTCGGTCTTGAAAAACGTAGCCGAGGCCGCCGCTTATGTTCGCCGTGACGAGCTGCTCCTGGCGATAATGCTTCTGGCCTTTCTGGTCAACTTCGCCGCCTTCCCCCTCACCTACGGCCTGCTCCCGGTCTTTGCCAAAGACGTCCTGGACACCGACGCCTTTGGCCTGGCTGTCCTCCTCTGGGTCTCCTCCACCGGCGCCTTCCTGGGGTCGATAACTGTGGCCTCCCTCAGCGGCTTGCAGAGGCCTGGGCGGTTTACCTTAATAGGCATGTTCGGCTGGTACGCCCTCACAGTCTTGTTTTCCGCGTCCTCCTGGTTCAGCATCTCGCTGGCGCTCCTTTTCCTCGCCGGCCTCTTCCAGTCCTTCTCCCAGGTCACCAGCCACATGCTCCTGCTCAAAGTGACCCCTGGCTCCCTTCGAGGCCGCGTCATGGGGATGCGCTCCATGGCTATTTACGGCCTTCCCCTGGGCCTCCTCATGACCGGCGCCATCGCCGACCTCTGGTCCGCCCCCATCGCCCTCGCCATCGACGCCTCCATAGGCCTTGTTTTAAGCCTCCTCATCATCCTCAAACTCCGCTCCCTCTGGCGCTACCGCACCGCCGCGACTGGGTAA
- a CDS encoding amidohydrolase: protein MIEAPVISSDSHVVEPPNLWTERMDKKTWGDRIPHLQIGDKVDRWMVNGQGLGAIGTTSSAGKRYTQPQTITLEGKFARDTVPGGYDPHAHMKDIQSDGVSGDFLYASTTAGFYGLDDSTFVRAAFKAYNHWLADFCKPFPGGLNGIGIVLLDMEDIPASIADLQYVANLGLKGAMIPTGPKPGQDYGKPDYEPFWAAAQDIGLPLSLHLGTVRPGNAKLIVNGKVVQTAVDRCNNDFPVRFSLGHLIISGVFERFPKLRVANVEHELSWLPFFMHRMDVTYIERPTQATYRYKESMTPSDYMRRNVWHSFQEDGPGIRLRDVIGVTQIMWGNDYPHAESTFPRSREVLSEILAGVPEDEQALIVSGNVRRLYSK from the coding sequence ATGATTGAAGCCCCCGTCATCTCCTCCGACTCCCATGTCGTCGAGCCGCCCAACCTCTGGACGGAACGTATGGACAAAAAGACCTGGGGCGACCGTATCCCACACCTACAAATAGGCGACAAGGTTGACCGCTGGATGGTCAACGGTCAGGGCCTCGGCGCCATCGGCACCACCTCCTCCGCCGGCAAACGCTATACCCAGCCCCAGACCATCACCCTGGAAGGCAAGTTTGCCCGCGACACCGTCCCCGGCGGCTACGACCCCCACGCCCATATGAAAGATATCCAGTCCGACGGCGTCTCCGGCGACTTCCTTTACGCCTCCACCACCGCCGGCTTCTACGGCCTCGATGACTCCACCTTCGTCCGCGCCGCCTTCAAGGCCTACAACCACTGGCTGGCCGACTTCTGCAAGCCCTTTCCCGGCGGGCTTAACGGCATCGGCATCGTGCTTCTGGATATGGAGGACATCCCCGCCAGCATCGCCGACCTTCAGTACGTGGCCAACCTTGGCCTTAAGGGCGCCATGATCCCCACCGGCCCCAAGCCCGGCCAGGACTACGGCAAGCCTGACTACGAGCCTTTCTGGGCCGCCGCCCAGGACATCGGCCTGCCCCTGAGCCTCCACCTCGGCACCGTCCGACCCGGCAACGCCAAGCTCATCGTCAACGGCAAAGTCGTCCAGACCGCCGTCGACCGCTGCAACAACGACTTTCCCGTCCGCTTCTCCCTCGGCCACCTTATCATCTCCGGCGTCTTCGAGCGATTCCCTAAACTTCGAGTCGCCAACGTCGAGCACGAGCTGTCCTGGCTGCCCTTCTTCATGCACCGTATGGACGTGACCTACATCGAGCGTCCTACCCAGGCTACCTATCGATACAAAGAAAGCATGACCCCCAGCGACTACATGCGACGCAACGTCTGGCACAGCTTCCAGGAGGACGGCCCGGGCATTCGCCTTCGCGATGTCATCGGCGTAACCCAGATCATGTGGGGCAACGACTACCCCCACGCCGAGTCCACCTTCCCCCGCTCCCGCGAAGTCCTCTCTGAAATCCTCGCCGGCGTCCCCGAGGACGAGCAAGCCCTAATAGTCAGCGGCAACGTCCGCCGCCTCTACAGCAAGTAG
- a CDS encoding nuclear transport factor 2 family protein yields the protein MPLDDMERRIERLEDIEAIKRLKARYCAYCDDNYNAEGIASLFTEDGVWDGEPRGVNHGREAIRQFFSRGHQRVPFAVHMVMNPMIEVEGEKAHGTWYLFQAVTEGGQATSTGSGQAKWVSGRYEEDYVKVKGRWFIKKLWVRFNFWTPYEKGWVKERWG from the coding sequence ATGCCATTGGATGACATGGAGCGCCGAATTGAGAGGCTGGAGGATATAGAGGCCATCAAGAGGCTGAAGGCGCGGTACTGCGCCTATTGCGACGACAACTATAACGCCGAGGGCATCGCCAGCCTGTTTACCGAGGACGGGGTGTGGGACGGGGAGCCTCGGGGTGTGAACCACGGGCGGGAGGCAATCCGGCAGTTCTTTAGCCGGGGGCACCAGAGGGTGCCTTTCGCGGTGCACATGGTGATGAACCCGATGATTGAGGTGGAGGGGGAGAAGGCGCACGGGACGTGGTACTTGTTCCAGGCCGTGACGGAGGGAGGGCAGGCCACTTCGACAGGCTCAGGACAGGCTAAGTGGGTGTCGGGGAGATACGAGGAGGACTACGTGAAGGTAAAGGGACGGTGGTTTATAAAGAAGCTGTGGGTGCGGTTCAATTTCTGGACGCCGTACGAGAAGGGGTGGGTGAAGGAGAGGTGGGGGTAG
- a CDS encoding M20 family metallopeptidase yields the protein MTKQQQIFDALRRDRMVGLCQDLMRIPSFKGNETPAAKFLADWLGHRGYHVQLQEVEPGRFQTIATLKGKGGGKSIMFNGHIDVNPLAHGWRRDPWSPTVEGDRLYGAGSRNMKGGVAAMIEAAEALRTSGASLKGDVVLACVAGELQGGVGTKYLCENGPLTDMAVVPEPFGADNILTVHAGSAEMAIHTLGRARHMNNVEQAIDAIEKMIKAIQAIKAVKFRVKPRPDLPALPRVNVGNIIGGVGRDYNRTEATYIADFCTIVIDVRYPPGATADQIKADVVEALDAIKRSDSDFRYEIEMPPPAKYQCFSLIVEPFDLPKDAYILDSVLRHYRAVHGSDPQKVGTVVPWSYSCDDTSKLLKAGVQCLLYGPAGGIESSTSPDEYTTISHMERVAKVLALTALDVCSLDAKTPVPPSGLRIKK from the coding sequence ATGACTAAACAGCAGCAAATTTTCGACGCCCTCCGCAGAGACCGCATGGTTGGCCTTTGCCAAGACCTCATGCGCATCCCCAGCTTCAAAGGCAACGAGACCCCCGCCGCCAAATTCCTCGCCGACTGGCTCGGCCATCGAGGCTACCACGTCCAGCTTCAAGAAGTGGAGCCTGGCCGATTTCAGACCATCGCTACCCTCAAAGGCAAAGGCGGCGGCAAGTCGATAATGTTCAACGGCCACATCGACGTCAACCCCCTGGCCCACGGCTGGCGCCGCGACCCCTGGTCCCCCACCGTCGAGGGCGACCGACTCTACGGCGCCGGCAGCCGCAACATGAAAGGCGGTGTCGCCGCCATGATCGAGGCCGCTGAGGCCCTCCGCACCTCCGGCGCCTCCCTCAAAGGCGACGTTGTCCTCGCCTGCGTCGCCGGCGAGCTTCAGGGCGGCGTCGGCACCAAATATCTCTGCGAAAACGGCCCCCTCACCGACATGGCCGTAGTGCCCGAGCCCTTCGGTGCCGATAACATCCTCACCGTCCACGCCGGCTCCGCCGAGATGGCTATTCACACTCTGGGCCGCGCCCGCCACATGAACAACGTCGAGCAGGCCATCGACGCCATCGAAAAGATGATAAAGGCTATCCAGGCCATCAAAGCCGTCAAGTTCCGCGTGAAGCCACGGCCCGACCTGCCCGCCCTCCCTCGCGTCAACGTCGGCAACATCATCGGCGGCGTGGGCCGCGACTACAACCGCACCGAGGCCACCTACATCGCCGACTTCTGCACCATCGTCATCGACGTCCGTTACCCGCCCGGCGCCACCGCCGACCAGATAAAAGCCGACGTCGTAGAAGCCCTGGACGCCATCAAGAGGTCGGACTCCGACTTCCGCTACGAAATAGAGATGCCGCCGCCCGCCAAGTACCAGTGCTTCTCCCTCATCGTCGAGCCTTTCGACCTGCCCAAGGACGCCTACATCCTCGACAGCGTCCTCCGCCACTACCGCGCCGTCCACGGCTCCGACCCCCAAAAAGTCGGCACGGTAGTCCCCTGGTCCTATAGCTGCGACGACACCTCCAAATTGCTGAAGGCCGGCGTTCAGTGCCTCCTATACGGCCCCGCCGGCGGCATCGAGTCCTCCACCTCCCCGGACGAGTACACCACCATCAGCCACATGGAGCGCGTCGCCAAAGTCCTCGCCCTCACCGCCCTGGACGTCTGCAGCCTGGACGCCAAAACCCCCGTCCCACCCTCCGGCCTGCGTATAAAAAAATGA
- a CDS encoding MFS transporter, with amino-acid sequence MAKSPTAAGVPPGPGDRKKGAFKENRYFVLSNLSIGHGITHWYSESFLVMIPTIKEDLGLTDLQIGAMTFVRNLASGLVSIPAGFAIDMVQRKWGMILVMTMLWTCVAYVLMGLAPNYWVLLLAMLMIALPGTIWHLPGIAALSQRFPDKRGFALSIHGVGGNVGNAIGPIVASALLGIFFWREIFLVYAIPAVIIAGVIWWSLQNVGGRSDKKGPDLRTRLQGARQMMRNPIIWGLLTSSLLRGMGGSAITTFVPIYLVEERGFNDEGIKLGLYFAMLTGLGTFASPILGTISDNVGRKGVLVFGTLMVGVLSIVFVQMTNDWAVLAIMAGIGLFTFSLGQIMQAAIIDIVGVGTEATAIGVVQGAQGVLAASSPLIAGGISDAFGVTYVFYYAGGITLLSTMLLFSLPLRKVGARQA; translated from the coding sequence ATGGCAAAATCACCGACAGCGGCCGGGGTCCCGCCAGGCCCAGGGGACCGGAAGAAGGGCGCGTTCAAAGAGAACCGCTACTTTGTCCTCAGCAACCTCTCCATAGGCCACGGCATCACCCACTGGTACTCCGAAAGCTTCCTGGTCATGATCCCGACCATCAAGGAAGACCTGGGCCTCACCGATCTCCAAATAGGTGCCATGACCTTTGTGCGCAACCTCGCCAGCGGCCTCGTCAGCATCCCCGCGGGCTTCGCCATCGACATGGTGCAGCGCAAATGGGGCATGATCCTGGTCATGACCATGCTCTGGACCTGTGTAGCCTACGTCCTCATGGGCCTCGCCCCCAACTACTGGGTGCTGCTCCTCGCCATGCTCATGATCGCACTGCCCGGCACCATCTGGCACCTCCCCGGCATCGCCGCCCTCTCCCAGCGCTTCCCGGACAAACGCGGCTTCGCTTTATCAATACACGGCGTCGGCGGCAACGTGGGCAATGCCATCGGCCCCATCGTAGCCAGCGCCCTGCTGGGCATCTTTTTCTGGCGGGAAATCTTCCTCGTTTACGCCATCCCCGCAGTGATCATCGCCGGAGTTATCTGGTGGTCCCTGCAAAACGTCGGCGGCAGGTCGGACAAGAAGGGCCCGGACCTGCGGACCCGCCTCCAGGGCGCGCGGCAGATGATGCGAAACCCCATTATCTGGGGCCTCCTCACCTCCAGCCTCCTGCGAGGCATGGGCGGCAGCGCCATCACCACCTTCGTGCCGATATACCTCGTCGAAGAGCGCGGCTTCAATGACGAGGGCATCAAGCTGGGCCTCTACTTCGCCATGCTCACCGGCCTGGGCACCTTCGCCTCTCCCATCCTCGGCACCATCTCCGACAACGTAGGCCGTAAAGGCGTGCTGGTCTTCGGCACCCTTATGGTAGGCGTCCTCTCCATCGTCTTCGTTCAAATGACCAACGATTGGGCCGTCCTGGCGATAATGGCCGGCATCGGCCTCTTCACCTTCTCCCTCGGCCAGATCATGCAGGCCGCCATCATCGACATCGTCGGCGTCGGCACCGAGGCTACCGCCATCGGCGTCGTCCAGGGCGCCCAGGGCGTCCTCGCCGCCTCCTCCCCCCTCATCGCCGGCGGCATCTCCGACGCCTTTGGTGTCACCTACGTCTTTTACTACGCCGGCGGCATCACCCTCCTCTCCACCATGCTCCTCTTCTCCCTCCCCTTGCGCAAAGTCGGCGCCAGACAGGCTTAA